A single genomic interval of uncultured Sphaerochaeta sp. harbors:
- a CDS encoding nucleoside hydrolase: MERVILDVDTGLDDAVALFLAAGLDTLHIEALIATNGNVGLEKTLENTLNIAETAGLECPVYKGAEKPLVREPVAAGDFHGESGLDGPVFPPRKRLAVQEENGIDAMIRLLHTYPGEITIISVGPLTDLALAMQRDGEVAQLTKQIIIMGGSFSNGNVTAFAEFNTYADPEAAQVVFSSGAKLVLFPLDCTRQVTLSPSRLEGYHAIKTNSAQVFAACMDTYQANYTRQKQGWPQMHDPLCVAYLADPHKVQTEYMRVWVDCQRGPSYGRTIKEETKNNDGVHIATSIDIPWFWSLVDKAFAVLP, encoded by the coding sequence ATGGAACGAGTCATACTGGATGTTGATACCGGTCTTGATGATGCGGTTGCGCTGTTTCTTGCAGCAGGGTTGGATACACTTCACATTGAGGCTCTTATAGCCACGAATGGGAATGTTGGGTTGGAGAAAACCCTTGAAAACACGCTGAATATTGCTGAGACTGCTGGATTGGAGTGCCCTGTCTATAAAGGAGCCGAAAAACCTCTGGTAAGGGAGCCGGTAGCTGCAGGAGATTTCCATGGGGAGTCGGGCCTTGATGGCCCCGTTTTCCCACCTAGAAAGAGACTGGCAGTACAGGAAGAGAACGGTATCGATGCCATGATCAGGCTCTTGCATACATATCCAGGAGAGATAACCATCATCAGCGTTGGGCCACTGACCGATCTTGCATTGGCTATGCAGAGAGATGGAGAGGTAGCACAGCTCACCAAGCAGATCATCATTATGGGAGGATCTTTCAGCAATGGAAATGTTACGGCATTTGCTGAATTCAATACCTATGCAGACCCTGAGGCAGCACAGGTTGTCTTCTCCAGTGGTGCCAAGTTGGTGCTCTTCCCCCTCGATTGTACCAGACAGGTTACCTTGAGCCCCTCACGCCTGGAAGGCTACCATGCGATCAAGACAAATTCGGCACAGGTATTTGCCGCTTGCATGGACACCTACCAGGCCAATTATACCCGTCAGAAGCAGGGATGGCCACAGATGCATGACCCCTTATGTGTTGCCTATCTAGCCGATCCTCATAAAGTACAGACTGAGTACATGCGAGTCTGGGTTGATTGCCAGAGGGGACCTTCCTATGGAAGAACCATCAAGGAAGAGACAAAAAACAACGATGGAGTGCATATTGCCACCTCCATCGATATTCCTTGGTTCTGGTCACTGGTTGATAAAGCTTTTGCTGTCCTCCCCTAG
- a CDS encoding ferrous iron transport protein A, with product MMQMTMDELTVGQKGAVKAINAPKQLKRRLMDMGFTKGVDIEVVKLAPMGDPIEVSVRGYNLCLRRAEARKIELR from the coding sequence ATGATGCAAATGACGATGGACGAATTGACCGTAGGACAAAAAGGGGCTGTAAAAGCAATAAACGCCCCAAAACAGCTTAAGCGACGACTGATGGATATGGGATTCACCAAAGGTGTTGATATCGAGGTTGTCAAGCTGGCTCCGATGGGAGACCCCATCGAGGTATCCGTTCGTGGATACAATCTCTGCCTGAGAAGAGCAGAAGCACGCAAGATTGAACTGAGATAG
- a CDS encoding FAD-dependent oxidoreductase: MDRYDVVIVGSGPAGMGAAFTLRERRPDLKILILDRERVSTGGMRNDCKMNFTYPIGFPVEYWTEEAAEHYLKQVIDFLKPSFLEKQNIDIYQKRAERLGCSLLEIKQTHLGTDGGLKLIKELLARLETLGIDLALGEAMETVNAEEQFIVTEKREIGYKRLLIAPGRKGFHFLQDLMRSLDIPFIDNIVDIGVRVETRIEHYPIVRDYYDPKFYFPEKVRTFCTNSGNAHVVRERYATNRGDQWYSVNGHAFAPDSKHDNGLVNFAILKTVRFTAPLASGQAFAENLGLQAALMGGGQPLMQRVGDFRLGSRSKEASFSGDLYDFEPTLKTCCPGDISLAIPAKILRAIWKAMKNLDTIVPGVLHPSTIMYYPEIKLYANKPAYLDERFRVKEDIWFAGDGAGTSRGITGAWASGIRSAEGILDTL, encoded by the coding sequence ATGGATCGATATGATGTTGTCATTGTAGGAAGCGGACCGGCAGGAATGGGTGCAGCCTTTACGCTGCGTGAGAGGCGGCCTGATCTAAAGATATTAATACTTGATCGGGAAAGGGTGTCTACTGGCGGTATGCGAAATGACTGCAAGATGAATTTCACCTACCCAATCGGGTTTCCTGTTGAATACTGGACTGAGGAAGCTGCAGAGCATTACCTGAAACAGGTTATCGACTTTCTCAAACCATCATTCCTTGAAAAACAGAACATCGACATCTACCAGAAGCGAGCAGAGAGACTAGGCTGTTCACTGCTGGAAATCAAACAGACACATCTTGGCACTGATGGCGGACTCAAGCTCATCAAGGAATTGCTTGCTCGTCTTGAAACGCTGGGCATCGATCTTGCTCTTGGAGAGGCAATGGAAACGGTGAATGCCGAGGAACAGTTCATCGTTACCGAGAAACGCGAGATTGGTTATAAGCGGTTGCTGATAGCGCCGGGTAGAAAAGGATTCCATTTCCTTCAGGACCTGATGCGTTCACTCGACATTCCTTTCATCGACAATATCGTCGACATCGGGGTACGGGTCGAGACCAGGATTGAGCACTATCCCATCGTGCGGGATTACTATGACCCGAAGTTCTATTTCCCTGAGAAAGTGCGTACATTCTGCACCAACAGCGGAAACGCCCACGTGGTTCGTGAGCGGTATGCGACAAACAGAGGTGACCAGTGGTATTCGGTGAATGGTCATGCCTTTGCCCCAGACAGCAAGCATGACAATGGATTGGTAAACTTCGCAATCCTGAAAACAGTACGGTTTACCGCTCCTCTTGCCAGTGGACAGGCCTTCGCAGAAAATCTTGGACTGCAGGCTGCCCTCATGGGTGGTGGGCAGCCCCTGATGCAGCGAGTTGGTGATTTCCGCCTCGGTTCAAGGAGCAAGGAAGCAAGCTTCAGCGGGGACCTCTATGACTTTGAGCCTACGCTGAAAACCTGTTGTCCTGGGGATATCTCCCTTGCAATTCCTGCGAAAATCCTTCGCGCTATCTGGAAAGCAATGAAAAACCTGGATACCATTGTCCCGGGTGTGCTTCACCCCTCCACGATCATGTACTACCCTGAGATTAAACTCTATGCAAACAAACCAGCCTACCTGGATGAACGATTCCGCGTAAAAGAGGATATCTGGTTTGCTGGAGATGGTGCTGGCACAAGCCGTGGAATTACCGGAGCCTGGGCCAGCGGAATTCGGAGTGCTGAGGGCATCCTCGACACCCTATAA
- a CDS encoding amino acid ABC transporter substrate-binding protein yields the protein MKRSIVVLLSLLLVSVSLFAAGTKEQAPGVDNSLQNIMDKGVLVMGLDDNFPPMGFRNEQGELVGFDVDLAKEAMKRLGVELKLQAIDWNAKEQELNTGNIDCIWNGFTITPERQEAMTFTPPYIHNAQVVVVRDDSPYTTLASLSGKTVGYQAGSSASNAIDDTPEFKQSVKSFVEFKENLTGLMDLEIGGIDALVVDVTVAEDNIKRSGKPFRILEEELAPEDYGIGFRKGEQKLADAVWQQLEAMAADGTLAKISTDWFGSDITVVAK from the coding sequence ATGAAACGAAGCATTGTTGTACTGTTGTCACTATTATTGGTTTCGGTCAGCCTTTTCGCTGCAGGAACCAAGGAACAAGCACCCGGTGTTGATAATTCCCTTCAGAACATCATGGATAAGGGCGTGCTTGTCATGGGTCTCGATGACAACTTCCCTCCCATGGGCTTTCGTAATGAGCAGGGTGAACTGGTAGGCTTTGATGTAGACTTGGCCAAGGAAGCTATGAAGCGCCTCGGTGTTGAGCTCAAGCTCCAGGCAATCGATTGGAATGCCAAGGAACAGGAACTGAATACCGGAAACATTGACTGTATCTGGAATGGTTTCACCATCACTCCTGAACGTCAGGAAGCGATGACCTTTACCCCTCCCTATATCCACAATGCCCAGGTTGTTGTAGTTCGGGATGACAGCCCTTACACCACACTGGCCTCCCTCAGTGGAAAAACCGTGGGATACCAGGCTGGATCATCAGCTTCGAATGCAATCGACGACACTCCCGAGTTCAAGCAGTCCGTAAAGAGCTTTGTTGAGTTCAAGGAGAACCTGACCGGTCTGATGGATCTTGAGATTGGAGGTATCGATGCACTGGTGGTTGACGTCACTGTTGCAGAGGACAACATCAAGCGCAGTGGGAAACCCTTCAGAATCCTCGAGGAAGAACTTGCTCCCGAAGACTATGGCATTGGTTTCCGCAAGGGTGAACAGAAGCTTGCAGACGCAGTATGGCAGCAGCTTGAGGCAATGGCCGCAGACGGTACGCTTGCAAAAATCTCTACCGATTGGTTCGGTAGTGATATTACTGTTGTAGCAAAATAA
- a CDS encoding amino acid ABC transporter permease codes for MGNLLMQMLVATMTSLKIFGLTLLFSLPLGMLVAKGRMSKNPVISNVVNVYIMIMRGTPLILQLLFVYFAPYYIFGSSYDRFTAVIVGYTINYAAYFAEIYRGGIQSIPFGQYEASLVLGFSKAHTFTHVIAPQVVKRIIPAMGNEVITLVKDTALAQTIGVAELFRVAQNASAREFSTMPIFIAGVFYFLMNAVVSRSFDLLERKLNYYR; via the coding sequence ATGGGAAACCTCTTAATGCAGATGCTGGTTGCCACAATGACCAGTTTGAAGATATTCGGCCTTACCCTGCTATTCTCCCTCCCCCTGGGCATGTTGGTTGCAAAAGGCAGGATGTCGAAAAACCCAGTCATTTCTAACGTGGTAAATGTGTACATCATGATCATGAGAGGCACTCCCTTGATCCTCCAGCTCTTGTTTGTCTACTTTGCGCCCTACTACATCTTCGGCTCTTCGTATGACCGTTTCACTGCTGTTATTGTAGGCTATACCATCAACTATGCAGCGTATTTTGCCGAGATTTACCGAGGGGGAATCCAATCGATCCCCTTCGGGCAGTATGAGGCTTCCTTGGTGCTTGGTTTCTCCAAGGCTCACACATTCACCCATGTGATTGCCCCTCAGGTCGTCAAACGAATTATCCCGGCAATGGGGAATGAGGTAATCACCCTAGTTAAAGATACTGCGCTGGCTCAGACTATCGGGGTTGCAGAACTGTTCAGGGTTGCCCAGAACGCCTCAGCAAGGGAGTTCTCGACCATGCCCATCTTCATTGCTGGAGTGTTTTACTTCTTGATGAATGCGGTAGTCTCCCGTTCATTCGACCTGCTTGAGAGAAAGCTCAACTACTACCGCTAG
- a CDS encoding amino acid ABC transporter ATP-binding protein produces the protein MEIITVENLQKSFDGLGVLKGISFTLNEGEVLSIIGPSGSGKSTLLRCLTQLEPVDGGTINVCGQTMVTSTKDGVVSYADKQTLRSVRLNLGLVFQNFNLFPHMSVMRNITEPQMHVLKRSKKEAEEVGRELLRKMGLEEKEKAYPNQLSGGQQQRVSIARALALNPTVLCFDEPTSALDPELTGEILRVIKDLAKEKMTMIVVTHEMAFARDISDRIIFMDDGLIVEEGNPEELFNNPKNPRTQKFLNRYE, from the coding sequence ATGGAAATCATAACCGTAGAAAACCTACAGAAATCATTCGATGGACTTGGGGTACTCAAGGGAATCTCATTCACCCTTAACGAGGGTGAGGTCCTTTCCATCATTGGGCCTTCTGGTAGCGGTAAGAGCACGCTGCTGCGTTGCCTTACACAACTTGAACCCGTTGATGGGGGAACCATCAATGTATGTGGACAGACCATGGTCACGTCAACCAAGGATGGCGTTGTCTCCTATGCTGACAAGCAAACGCTTCGATCGGTGAGACTCAATCTTGGCCTCGTATTCCAAAACTTCAACCTCTTCCCCCATATGAGTGTGATGAGAAACATTACAGAGCCCCAGATGCATGTGCTCAAGCGCAGCAAGAAAGAGGCAGAAGAAGTAGGCCGAGAACTCTTGAGGAAAATGGGATTGGAAGAGAAGGAGAAGGCTTACCCCAACCAACTCTCCGGTGGACAGCAACAGCGGGTATCCATTGCCCGTGCGTTGGCACTCAACCCAACCGTTCTCTGTTTTGATGAACCCACCAGTGCGCTTGACCCAGAACTGACAGGAGAAATTCTCCGTGTTATCAAAGATCTGGCAAAGGAAAAGATGACCATGATTGTGGTAACCCATGAGATGGCATTTGCAAGGGACATCTCAGACCGTATCATCTTCATGGATGATGGTCTTATCGTCGAAGAAGGCAACCCGGAAGAGTTGTTCAATAATCCGAAAAACCCCAGGACACAGAAGTTCCTCAACCGTTACGAGTAA
- a CDS encoding alpha/beta hydrolase, with amino-acid sequence MKIIQIAVGPNQVPLTGYLQDITGDGGIRNIRPTIVICPGGGYRFRSERERDPVALHFLSMSYNVFILDYSVQEAAKDLNPLLEASDALIKIHEHAFEWMCDPTRIAIMGFSAGGHLAASLALLHKHPMLAAKQKIVDENNKPDAAILCYPVISGGKYAHEESLDWVSGKDPELRSLLSLENQVTRDASPLFIWHTVTDASVPVENSLQLAVNLQKAKVPYELHLFESGDHGLSMCTEEVGTPHEACRQWVALASNWLNNRFAHTL; translated from the coding sequence ATGAAAATTATACAAATTGCTGTAGGGCCAAATCAGGTCCCTCTTACAGGATACCTCCAGGATATCACCGGTGATGGGGGAATCAGGAACATTCGCCCGACAATTGTCATCTGCCCAGGGGGTGGTTATCGGTTTCGCTCTGAACGTGAACGTGATCCGGTTGCGTTGCACTTTCTTTCAATGAGCTACAATGTTTTCATACTGGACTATTCAGTACAGGAAGCGGCAAAGGACCTGAATCCCTTGCTGGAAGCCAGTGATGCCTTGATCAAGATTCATGAACATGCATTTGAATGGATGTGTGATCCAACAAGGATAGCCATCATGGGTTTCAGCGCTGGTGGTCATCTTGCTGCATCCTTGGCTCTCTTGCACAAGCACCCCATGCTCGCGGCAAAACAAAAGATTGTGGATGAGAACAATAAACCTGATGCTGCAATACTCTGTTATCCGGTAATCAGTGGTGGAAAATATGCTCATGAAGAGAGTCTGGACTGGGTCAGTGGAAAAGACCCGGAGCTACGCTCCCTCTTGAGCTTGGAAAACCAAGTGACCAGGGATGCTTCTCCCTTGTTCATATGGCATACCGTCACTGATGCGAGTGTTCCCGTGGAGAACAGCCTCCAGTTGGCTGTAAACCTGCAGAAAGCAAAGGTCCCCTACGAACTCCATCTGTTCGAAAGCGGGGACCATGGTCTTTCGATGTGCACTGAAGAAGTAGGTACCCCTCATGAAGCGTGTCGCCAATGGGTAGCACTTGCTTCCAATTGGCTGAACAACCGCTTCGCACATACCTTATAG
- a CDS encoding D-aminoacylase, with translation MNRYHLRNAEIIDGSDSAPFRGDLLVESDMIQAILPPLSQVREGYTVIDCTDKILCPGFIDMHGHSDLEVLRNPPMQPKIGQGITTEVAGNCGIGVFPCQRGSTFLRELCGDVLGAYPEAGWKSFSAYTQQWRSGTNMAFLQAHSTLRRASMEGNVNRSATDSEISKMSTFLRESLEAGCLGMSTGLYYAPCIFSEEKELLALLKVVAEYDRLFAVHMRCEGSDILDSLKEVLSLAERTGVRLEISHLKVIGRKNQHLVDEVLSLIDHARERGLDVQFDQYPYHFGSTSLFSLLPPSYLRLPREELQSLLKDASARQKIKWEMAHPAGWDSIAELCGWEQVSIQSLDGKRQYEMMSLSEIARQQGSDPYEVFFDILQEAKGTALMMDITQSEDSLKKILSHPLMCFGTDALYAGALSHPRSYQSTLHLLDRYGKQEAVLPLHSLIARMTGKPAKRLGLQDRGFIKTGYKADLVLLDWQHLAEYSDIKHPEITGDGISMVMVNGVVAYHDGKYHDSTSGSLLLYS, from the coding sequence ATGAATCGCTATCACCTAAGGAATGCTGAAATCATTGATGGATCCGATTCCGCCCCTTTTAGGGGCGATCTTCTTGTTGAATCAGATATGATACAGGCGATCCTTCCCCCTCTATCCCAGGTAAGGGAGGGATACACGGTAATTGACTGTACTGATAAGATCCTCTGCCCCGGATTCATCGATATGCATGGACATAGTGACCTTGAAGTGCTGAGGAATCCTCCAATGCAACCCAAGATTGGACAGGGGATTACCACAGAGGTTGCCGGAAACTGTGGTATCGGGGTATTTCCCTGCCAGAGGGGAAGTACCTTTCTGAGAGAACTCTGTGGGGATGTCCTGGGAGCATATCCAGAGGCCGGGTGGAAATCCTTTTCAGCCTATACGCAGCAATGGAGAAGTGGAACCAATATGGCATTCCTGCAAGCCCACAGTACCCTGAGAAGGGCGAGCATGGAAGGAAATGTTAACAGGAGCGCAACAGATTCTGAGATTTCCAAGATGTCCACCTTTCTTAGGGAGAGCCTGGAAGCAGGCTGTCTGGGTATGTCCACAGGATTGTACTATGCGCCTTGTATATTCTCTGAAGAGAAGGAGTTGCTTGCTCTTTTAAAGGTAGTTGCTGAGTACGACAGACTTTTTGCAGTACATATGCGTTGTGAAGGAAGTGACATTCTAGATTCCCTCAAGGAAGTGCTTTCTCTCGCTGAGCGTACAGGAGTGAGACTGGAGATCAGCCATCTCAAGGTGATTGGGAGAAAGAACCAGCACCTCGTGGATGAGGTGCTCTCCTTGATCGACCATGCCAGGGAGAGAGGTCTGGATGTACAGTTTGACCAGTATCCCTACCACTTTGGATCAACCAGCCTGTTCAGTCTCCTTCCTCCATCCTACCTGCGTCTGCCACGTGAGGAGTTGCAATCACTCCTGAAAGACGCTTCAGCTCGGCAGAAAATCAAATGGGAGATGGCCCACCCTGCTGGTTGGGACTCAATCGCTGAACTTTGTGGGTGGGAACAGGTGAGTATCCAAAGTCTGGACGGTAAAAGGCAGTATGAGATGATGAGCCTGAGTGAGATAGCCAGGCAGCAGGGTAGTGACCCGTACGAAGTTTTCTTTGACATTCTCCAGGAAGCAAAGGGAACTGCACTGATGATGGATATTACCCAAAGTGAAGACTCACTCAAGAAAATCCTCTCTCATCCTCTCATGTGTTTTGGTACAGATGCCCTCTATGCCGGAGCTCTGAGTCATCCACGTTCCTATCAGAGTACACTCCACCTGCTGGATAGATATGGAAAACAAGAAGCAGTGCTTCCTCTCCACTCCCTGATTGCAAGAATGACGGGTAAACCGGCAAAACGATTGGGATTACAGGACAGGGGATTCATTAAAACTGGATACAAAGCGGACTTGGTGCTTCTCGATTGGCAGCACCTCGCTGAATATAGTGATATCAAACACCCTGAGATTACCGGAGACGGTATATCGATGGTGATGGTCAATGGTGTAGTGGCTTACCATGATGGGAAGTATCACGACAGCACCAGTGGATCCCTCCTGCTTTACTCGTAA
- a CDS encoding solute carrier family 23 protein has protein sequence MQTSTLFDLNGRAPLKQALPLAIQHVVAMIVGCVTPALILSRVANLAPQDSIILVQGALVIASLATFLQLFPIAGVLGSGLPVILGVSFAYLPSMQAIALGYDLATIFGSQLVGGIVAILVGIFVKQLRKFFPPLITGTVVFTIGLSLYPTAINYMAGGIGSPSYGSPLNWTLAFLTLAVVTILNHLGRGIFKLASILIGIIVGYGLSLVFGIVDFSAINEARYFQAPEFMHFGIKFDIAASFSMGILFAINAIQAIGDFTATTVGAMDREPTTKELRAGITGYGLTNILGSFMGGLPTATYSQNVGIVTTTRVINRFTLGLSALILLLAGLIPKFSAVLTTIPQSVLGGATISVFASIAMTGMKLVVSEEMNYRNTSIVGLSAALGIGLAESSAALATFPVWFQTVFGQSPVVIATVVAVALNIMLPKRD, from the coding sequence ATGCAGACTTCTACACTCTTTGACCTCAATGGCAGGGCTCCCCTGAAACAGGCTCTCCCACTTGCCATCCAGCATGTGGTTGCCATGATAGTTGGCTGTGTAACCCCAGCCTTGATCCTCAGCCGTGTTGCAAACCTTGCTCCGCAAGATTCCATCATCCTTGTTCAGGGAGCATTGGTCATAGCAAGCTTGGCTACATTCCTCCAGCTCTTTCCCATTGCAGGAGTCCTCGGCTCAGGACTCCCTGTCATCCTGGGAGTGAGCTTTGCGTATCTGCCGAGCATGCAAGCTATCGCATTGGGATATGACCTTGCCACCATATTTGGATCACAGTTGGTAGGGGGAATTGTAGCCATCCTGGTGGGCATATTCGTAAAACAGCTCAGAAAATTTTTTCCTCCCCTGATCACAGGAACCGTGGTATTTACCATTGGACTTTCCCTCTATCCTACCGCCATAAACTACATGGCTGGAGGAATTGGGAGCCCTTCGTATGGCTCGCCACTGAACTGGACACTCGCCTTTCTCACGCTTGCAGTGGTAACGATACTCAATCATCTGGGGAGAGGAATATTCAAGCTTGCGTCCATCCTTATCGGCATCATTGTGGGTTATGGACTCTCTCTTGTTTTTGGCATCGTGGACTTCTCCGCTATCAATGAAGCGAGGTATTTCCAGGCACCAGAGTTTATGCATTTCGGTATCAAGTTCGACATTGCTGCCAGTTTTTCCATGGGAATATTATTTGCAATCAATGCCATCCAAGCCATCGGGGATTTCACAGCAACCACGGTTGGCGCGATGGACAGGGAACCCACGACGAAGGAATTGAGAGCAGGAATTACCGGCTATGGCCTTACCAATATCCTGGGTTCCTTCATGGGAGGCCTTCCCACGGCAACCTACAGTCAGAATGTTGGTATTGTGACCACCACCCGTGTCATCAACCGGTTCACCCTTGGTCTTTCTGCCTTGATACTCTTACTTGCTGGACTGATCCCGAAGTTCAGCGCCGTCTTGACAACAATTCCTCAAAGTGTACTGGGAGGAGCTACTATCAGTGTATTTGCTTCAATTGCCATGACCGGTATGAAACTGGTAGTATCTGAGGAGATGAACTACCGAAATACGTCAATCGTGGGACTCTCTGCAGCGCTGGGAATCGGGTTAGCGGAATCGTCGGCTGCCCTGGCAACCTTCCCCGTTTGGTTCCAGACAGTGTTCGGACAGTCACCGGTGGTTATCGCAACGGTTGTAGCTGTTGCCCTAAATATCATGTTACCGAAGAGGGATTAG
- the feoB gene encoding ferrous iron transport protein B, giving the protein MQTIALIGNPNSGKTTLFNALTGTSAYVGNWPGVTVEKKEGMVGGHTILDLPGIYSLSPYSPEEKLSRRYILDEQPDLIIDVIDATNLERSLYLTTQLAELGRPLLLVLNMADLLEKEGIKIDAKRLSQMTGSPVVTVSASRGTGIDELKEAIEHSLKEKHAALCPLFSNFIERYISHIIEDDYLHAIPKGRPMRWAAIKLIEEDELFLSSMPPIPEAFNTYLTKVRAELVDHYDDDPEAIIIDQRYKVAEHIAKDCQIRRKKEKSFNFDSIATNRIAAIPLFILIMGAVFYLSIGLVGGYTTPVLENLFGYLGSQVFTLSDTLGVHPLLSGILVDGIIAGVGAVLTFVPQLFVLFLLLSILEDCGYMARIAFIMDRMMRTLGLSGKSIIPLVIGTGCSVPAIMSSRTIEHQKQRELTVIVTPFIPCGAKMPVFALMLTYFFPGQWYIAPMIYLLGIVAVIVTGLLARAIDKHKETNAFILELPRYQLPTVRNVWLQTKERTLGFIQKAGTIILLSSVIIYLLSSYSFTFQAVDADASMLAIMGRIIAPLFAPLGFGFWQASVALLTGIAAKETIVSTLSVTIGTANLGSFFTPDSALSYMTFILLSSPCIAAIGAMFKELGSKRKLLYALLWQTGFAYLSALLVRYMVLLFI; this is encoded by the coding sequence ATGCAAACCATTGCCCTTATCGGGAATCCCAACTCAGGGAAAACGACCCTGTTCAATGCATTGACGGGAACCAGTGCGTATGTAGGCAACTGGCCTGGTGTTACCGTCGAGAAAAAGGAAGGAATGGTGGGTGGACATACCATCCTGGACCTCCCCGGCATCTATTCACTCTCCCCTTACAGCCCAGAAGAAAAACTTTCCAGACGCTATATTCTTGATGAACAGCCGGATCTTATCATTGATGTCATTGATGCAACCAATCTTGAGAGAAGTCTTTACCTGACCACCCAGCTTGCCGAGCTGGGACGTCCTCTCTTGCTTGTACTCAACATGGCGGACCTTCTGGAAAAGGAAGGGATCAAGATTGATGCCAAGCGTCTCAGCCAGATGACCGGCTCTCCGGTCGTGACTGTCTCAGCGAGCAGGGGGACTGGGATTGATGAACTGAAAGAGGCTATTGAACATAGCCTGAAAGAGAAACATGCGGCGCTTTGCCCGCTATTTTCCAACTTCATAGAACGCTATATCTCTCATATCATCGAGGATGACTACCTTCATGCAATACCGAAAGGAAGGCCGATGCGATGGGCGGCCATCAAGCTTATTGAGGAGGATGAACTCTTTCTCTCTTCCATGCCTCCAATTCCAGAGGCGTTCAACACGTATCTTACCAAGGTACGTGCTGAGTTGGTTGACCACTATGACGATGACCCGGAAGCGATCATCATCGACCAGCGCTACAAGGTGGCAGAGCATATCGCAAAGGATTGTCAAATCCGAAGGAAAAAAGAGAAATCTTTTAATTTTGATTCCATCGCAACCAATCGCATAGCAGCTATTCCTCTGTTTATTTTGATCATGGGTGCAGTCTTCTATCTCTCCATTGGTCTGGTTGGAGGATACACCACCCCAGTTCTGGAGAATCTCTTCGGATACCTTGGTTCACAGGTGTTTACCTTATCAGATACGCTGGGGGTACACCCCTTGCTCTCAGGAATACTTGTCGATGGTATCATTGCAGGAGTTGGTGCGGTACTCACCTTTGTTCCCCAGCTATTTGTACTCTTTCTCCTTCTTTCCATCTTGGAAGATTGCGGGTATATGGCAAGGATTGCCTTCATCATGGATAGGATGATGCGCACTCTGGGGCTTTCAGGCAAGTCCATCATTCCCTTGGTCATCGGGACTGGTTGCTCGGTACCGGCAATCATGAGCAGCAGGACAATCGAGCATCAGAAACAGAGGGAACTCACAGTCATTGTCACTCCTTTCATCCCCTGTGGTGCAAAGATGCCGGTTTTTGCTCTTATGCTCACCTACTTTTTCCCTGGTCAGTGGTACATCGCCCCCATGATTTACCTTCTGGGTATTGTTGCGGTCATTGTTACAGGATTGCTTGCACGGGCAATCGACAAGCATAAGGAAACCAATGCCTTCATTCTCGAGCTACCCCGCTACCAACTCCCTACGGTCAGGAATGTCTGGCTCCAGACCAAGGAGCGAACCCTGGGATTCATTCAGAAGGCTGGAACCATCATCCTACTCTCCTCTGTGATCATCTATTTGCTCTCCTCGTACTCATTTACCTTCCAGGCAGTTGATGCGGATGCAAGCATGCTTGCAATCATGGGGAGGATTATCGCCCCACTGTTTGCCCCCTTGGGATTCGGGTTCTGGCAGGCTAGTGTTGCCCTGTTGACGGGTATTGCTGCCAAGGAGACCATTGTCAGTACACTGAGCGTAACCATCGGGACTGCCAATCTGGGATCTTTCTTCACTCCCGACTCCGCTCTCTCCTATATGACCTTCATACTGCTTTCCTCACCCTGTATTGCCGCCATTGGAGCAATGTTCAAGGAACTGGGAAGCAAGAGAAAACTTCTGTATGCCCTGCTGTGGCAGACAGGATTCGCCTATCTATCCGCACTATTGGTTCGTTACATGGTGCTGCTGTTCATATAA
- a CDS encoding FeoB-associated Cys-rich membrane protein produces MTTIIANVVVAALIISLVAYAIATLTKQSKEESCASCSPKKGSACKGCQFADHCNKTIH; encoded by the coding sequence ATGACTACGATTATTGCTAATGTGGTTGTTGCAGCTTTGATCATCTCCCTGGTTGCATACGCTATTGCAACCCTTACAAAACAGAGCAAGGAGGAGAGTTGTGCCTCCTGCTCCCCCAAAAAAGGAAGTGCTTGCAAGGGGTGTCAGTTTGCCGATCACTGTAATAAGACTATTCATTAA